A genomic stretch from Aedes albopictus strain Foshan chromosome 2, AalbF5, whole genome shotgun sequence includes:
- the LOC109429391 gene encoding myosin heavy chain, muscle isoform X19, translating to MPKPVVQVGDDPDPSEWLFVSLEQKRIDQSKPYDAKKACWVPDEKEGYVLGEIKATKGELVTVGLPGGEEKNLKKELVSQVNPPKFEKVEDMADLTYLNEAAVLHNLRQRYYCKLIYTYSGLFCVVINPYKRWPLYTLRVAKMYRGKRRNEVPPHLFAVSDGAYVNMLTNHENQSMLITGESGAGKTENTKKVIAYFATIGASTKKDESTEKKASLEDQVVQTNPVLEAYGNAKTVRNDNSSRFGKFIRIHFTGSGKLAGADIETYLLEKARVISQQSLERSYHIFYQMMSGSVKGLKEMCMLSNNIHDYHIVSQGKTTIPSVDDGEEMLGTEEAFNVLGFTQEEKDNIYRITAAVMHMGGMKFKQKGREEQAEADGMEEGDRVAKLLGCVTEDLYKNLLKPRIKVGAEFVTKGQNKDQVTNAVGALCKGIFDRLFKWLVKKCNETLDTQMKRVQFIGVLDIAGFEIFDYNGFEQLCINFTNEKLQQFFNHHMFVLEQEEYKKEGINWAFIDFGMDLLACIELIEKPMGILSILEEESMFPKATDQTFAEKLMNNHLGKSAPFQKPKPPKPGCQAAHFAIGHYAGVVSYNITGWLEKNKDPLNDTVVDQFKKGQNKLVVEIFADHPGQSGGADAGGGKGGRGKKGAGFATVSSSYKEQLNNLMTTLKSTQPHFVRCIIPNELKQTGLIDAHLVMHQLTCNGVLEGIRICRKGFPNRMMYPDFKLRYKILCPQQIKEPCSPEKACQIILANLQLPDEQFRLGKTKVFFRAGVLGQMEEFRDERLSKIMSWMQSWCRGYLARKEFKKMQEQRVALETVQRNLRKYMKLRTWAWWKLWQKVKPLLNVSRVEDQIAELESKAQKAQEAFEKEEKARKELEALNSKLLAEKTALLDSLSGEKGALQDFQEKTAKLTAQKNDLENQLRDTQERLSQEEDARNQLMQTKKKLEQEMNGQKKDAEDLELQIQKIEQDKASKDHQIRNLNDEIAHQDELINKLNKEKKMQGEVNQKTAEELQAAEDKVNHLNKVKAKLEQTLDELEDSLEREKKLRGDVEKAKRKVEGDLKLTQEAVADLERNKKELEQTVMRKDKEISALSAKLEDEQSLVGKTQKQIKELQGRIEELEEEVEAERQARAKAEKQRADLARELEELGERLEEAGGATSAQIELNKKREAELAKLRRDLEESNIQHEGTLANLRKKHNDAVAEMAEQVDQLNKLKTKAEKERSQYYAEMNDARLSLDHMANEKAAQEKVAKQLQHTLNEVQGKLDETNRTLNDFDSAKKKLSIENSDLLRQLEDAESQVSQLSKIKISLTQQLEDTKRLADEESRERATLLGKFRNLEHDLDSLREQVEEEAEGKADIQRQLSKANAEAQLWRTKYESEGVARAEELEEAKRKLQARLAEAEETIESLNQKCVALEKTKQRLSTEVEDLQLEVDRATSIANAAEKKQKAFDKIIGEWKLKVDDLAAELDASQKECRNYSTELFRLKGAYEEGQEQLEAVRRENKNLADEVKDLLDQIGEGGRNIHEIEKSRKRLEAEKDELQAALEEAEAALEQEENKVLRAQLELSQVRQEIDRRIQEKEEEFENTRKNHQRALDSMQASLEAEAKGKAEALRMKKKLEADINELEIALDHANKANAEAQKNIKRYQQQLKDVQSALEEEQRARDDAREQLGISERRANALQNELEESRTLLEQADRGRRQAEQELSDAHEQLNEVSAQNASIAAAKRKLESELQTLHSDLDELLNEAKNSEEKAKKAMVDAARLADELRAEQDHAQTQEKLRKALEQQIKELQVRLDDAETNALKGGKKAIQKLEQRVRELESELDSEQRRHADAQKNLRKSERRIKELTFQSEEDRKNHERMQDLVDKLQQKIKTYKRQIEEAEEIAALNLAKFRKAQQELEEAEERADIAEQAATKFRTKGGRAGSVQRGASPAPQRQPSVMPGLAGLNFPTFDDHGF from the exons ATGCCGAAGCCAGTTGTCCAAGTCGGCGATGACCCCGATCCAAGCGAGTGGCTGTTCGTCTCGCTCGAACAGAAGCGTATCGATCAAAGCAAGCCGTACGATGCCAAGAAGGCCTGCTGGGTTCCAGATGAGAAGGAGGGCTACGTCCTCGGTGAAATCAAGGCCACCAAGGGTGAGCTGGTCACCGTTGGCCTGCCCGGTGGTGAG GAGAAAAACCTCAAGAAGGAGTTGGTATCCCAAGTGAATcctccaaagttcgaaaaagtcGAAGATATGGCCGATTTGACCTATCTAAACGAAGCTGCCGTACTGCACAACTTGCGCCAACGTTACTACTGCAAACTGATCTAC ACCTACTCCGGATTGTTCTGCGTTGTCATCAATCCCTACAAGCGTTGGCCGCTGTACACCCTGCGTGTCGCCAAGATGTACCGTGGCAAGCGTCGTAATGAAGTGCCGCCCCATCTGTTCGCCGTTTCTGACGGTGCCTACGTCAACATGTTGACCAACCACGAGAACCAGTCTATGCTGATTACCGGTGAATCTGGTGCCGGAAAGACTGAGAACACCAAGAAGGTCATTGCGTACTTCGCCACCATTGGCGCCTCGACCAAGAAGGACGAGAGTACTGAAAAGAAGGCCTCCCTGGAAGATCAGGTCGTCCAGACCAATCCCGTCCTGGAAGCCTACGGTAACGCCAAGACCGTCCGTAACGATAACTCTTCCCGTTTC GGTAAGTTCATCCGTATCCACTTCACCGGATCCGGTAAGCTGGCTGGTGCCGATATTGAGACCTACCTGCTGGAAAAGGCCCGTGTCATCTCCCAACAGTCGCTGGAGCGTTCCTACCATATCTTCTACCAGATGATGTCCGGTTCCGTCAAGGGACTTAAAG AGATGTGTATGCTCTCCAACAACATCCACGACTACCATATCGTATCGCAGGGAAAAACTACAATCCCAAGCGTCGATGATGGCGAAGAAATGCTGGGTACCGAA GAAGCCTTCAACGTCTTGGGCTTCACCCAGGAAGAAAAGGACAACATCTACCGTATCACCGCCGCTGTCATGCACATGGGTGGTATGAAGTTCAAGCAGAAGGGTCGCGAAGAGCAGGCTGAAGCCGACGGTATGGAGGAAGGTGATCGCGTCGCCAAGCTGTTGGGCTGCGTCACTGAGGATCTGTACAAGAACTTGCTGAAGCCCCGTATCAAGGTCGGTGCCGAGTTCGTCACCAAGGGTCAGAACAAGGACCAGGTCACCAACGCCGTCGGTGCCCTCTGCAAGGGTATCTTCGATCGTCTCTTCAAGTGGCTGGTCAAGAAGTGTAACGAGACTCTGGACACTCAGATGAAGCGCGTCCAGTTCATCGGTGTACTGGATATTGCTGGTTTCGAAATTTTCGAC TACAACGGCTTCGAGCAGCTCTGTATTAACTTCACCAACGAGAAGCTGCAGCAGTTCTTCAACCACCACATGTTCGTCCTGGAACAGGAAGAATACAAGAAAGAGGGTATTAACTGGGCCTTCATCGATTTCGGTATGGATCTGCTGGCCTGTATTGAACTGATTGAAAAG CCTATGGGTATCCTGTCCATTCTTGAAGAAGAATCTATGTTCCCGAAAGCCACCGATCAGACCTTTGCTGAGAAGCTGATGAACAACCACTTGGGCAAGTCTGCTCCGTTCCAGAAGCCCAAGCCACCGAAGCCAGGTTGCCAGGCCGCCCACTTCGCCATTGGTCACTACGCCGGTGTTGTCTCGTACAACATCACTGGATGGCTTGAGAAGAACAAGGATCCTCTGAACGATACCGTTGTCGATCAGTTCAAGAAGGGTCAGAACAAGCTGGTGGTGGAGATCTTCGCTGATCACCCAGGACAGTCTGGCGGCGCTGATGCCGGTGGCGGCAAGGGTGGACGTGGTAAGAAGGGTGCTGGTTTCGCCACTGTCTCCTCGTCCTACAAGGAACAGCTGAACAACCTGATGACCACTCTGAAGTCGACTCAACCTCACTTCGTCCGTTGTATCATTCCCAACGAATTGAAGCAGACCGGTCTCATCGATGCCCACTTGGTCATGCACCAGCTGACTTGTAACGGTGTACTTGAAGGTATCCGTATTTGCCGTAAAGGTTTCCCCAACCGAATGATGTACCCTGACTTCAAGCTGCG ATACAAAATTCTGTGCCCCCAGCAGATTAAAGAACCCTGTTCACCAGAAAAGGCCTGTCAGATTATTCTGGCCAATCTTCAACTACCGGACGAACAGTTCCGTTTGGGCAAGACCAAG GTCTTCTTCCGTGCCGGTGTCCTGGGTCaaatggaggaattccgtgaCGAGCGTCTGTCCAAGATCATGTCCTGGATGCAGTCCTGGTGCCGTGGCTACCTCGCCCGTAAGGAGTTCAAGAAGATGCAGGAGCAGCGCGTCGCCCTGGAGACCGTCCAGCGCAATCTGCGCAAGTACATGAAGCTCCGCACCTGGGCCTGGTGGAAACTGTGGCAGAAGGTCAAGCCTCTGCTGAACGTTTCCCGCGTCGAGGACCAGATCGCT GAACTCGAATCCAAGGCTCAGAAGGCCCAGGAAGCCTTCGAGAAGGAAGAGAAGGCCCGCAAGGAACTGGAAGCCCTGAACAGCAAGCTGTTGGCTGAAAAGACCGCCCTGCTGGATTCTCTGTCCGGCGAAAAGGGTGCCCTCCAGGACTTCCAGGAGAAGACCGCCAAGTTGACCGCCCAGAAGAACGACCTCGAGAACCAGCTGCGCGACACCCAGGAGCGCCTGTCTCAGGAGGAAGATGCCCGCAACCAACTGATGCAGACCAAGAAGAAGTTGGAGCAGGAAATGAACGGCCAGAAGAAGGATGCCGAAGATCTGGAACTGCAGATCCAGAAGATCGAACAGGACAAGGCCTCCAAGGATCACCAGATCCGCAACTTGAACGATGAGATCGCCCACCAGGACGAGCTGATCAACAAGTTGAACAAGGAAAAGAAGATGCAGGGTGAGGTCAACCAGAAGACCGCCGAAGAACTGCAGGCCGCTGAAGATAAGGTCAACCACCTGAACAAGGTTAAGGCCAAGCTGGAGCAGACTCTGGATgaactggaggattctctggaacgCGAGAAGAAGCTGCGCGGTGATGTTGAGAAGGCCAAGCGCAAGGTTGAGGGTGACCTGAAGTTGACTCAGGAAGCCGTGGCCGATCTGGAGCGCAACAAGAAGGAACTGGAACAGACCGTCATGCGCAAGGACAAGGAAATCTCTGCCCTTTCCGCCAAGCTGGAAGATGAACAGTCCCTGGTTGGCAAGACCCAGAAGCAGATCAAGGAACTGCAGGGCCGCATTGAGGAACTGGAAGAGGAAGTCGAAGCCGAGCGTCAAGCCCGCGCCAAGGCCGAGAAGCAGCGTGCCGATCTGGCTCGTGAACTCGAGGAACTAGGTGAGCGCCTGGAGGAAGCCGGTGGTGCCACCTCTGCCCAGATCGAGCTGAACAAGAAGCGTGAAGCTGAACTCGCCAAGCTGCGTCGCGACTTGGAAGAATCCAACATCCAGCACGAAGGTACCCTGGCCAACCTGCGCAAGAAGCACAACGATGCCGTCGCCGAGATGGCTGAACAGGTTGACCAGCTCAACAAGCTGAAGACTAA AGCCGAAAAAGAGCGCAGCCAATACTACGCTGAAATGAACGACGCCCGTCTCAGCTTAGATCATATGGCCAATGAGAAG GCTGCCCAAGAGAAGGTTGCCAAGCAGCTGCAGCACACTCTGAACGAAGTCCAGGGCAAGCTGGATGAAACCAACCGCACCCTGAACGACTTCGACTCCGCCAAGAAGAAGCTGTCGATCGAAAACTCCGACCTGCTCCGCCAGCTGGAGGATGCCGAATCCCAGGTCTCGCAGCTCAGCAAGATCAAGATCTCGCTCACCCAGCAGCTGGAGGACACCAAGCGTCTCGCCGACGAAGAATCTCGCGAACGCGCCACCCTGCTCGGCAAGTTCCGCAACCTGGAGCACGACCTCGACAGCCTGCGCGAGCAGGTTGAGGAGGAAGCCGAAGGCAAGGCTGACATCCAGCGCCAGCTCAGCAAGGCCAACGCCGAAGCCCAGCTGTGGCGTACCAAGTACGAGTCCGAGGGTGTTGCCCGCGCCGAGGAGCTCGAGGAAGCCAAGAGGAAACTCCAGGCCCGCCTTGCCGAAGCCGAGGAAACCATCGAGTCGCTCAACCAGAAGTGTGTCGCTCTGGAGAAGACCAAGCAGCGTCTGTCCACCGAGGTCGAGGATCTGCAGCTCGAGGTCGACCGTGCCACCTCCATTGCCAACGCTGCCGAGAAGAAGCAGAAGGCCTTCGACAAGATCATTGGAGAATGGAAGCTCAAGGTCGACGATCTGGCTGCCGAGCTGGATGCTTCCCAAAAGGAATGCCGCAACTACTCCACCGAACTGTTCCGTCTCAAGGGTGCCTACGAAGAAGGCCAGGAGCAGCTTGAGGCTGTCCGCCGTGAGAACAAGAACCTGGCTGATGAAGTCAAGGATCTGCTGGACCAGATCGGCGAGGGTGGCCGCAACATCCACGAGATCGAGAAGTCTCGCAAGCGTCTGGAAGCCGAAAAGGACGAACTCCAGGCCGCTCTCGAGGAAGCCGAAGCTGCCCTGGAACAGGAAGAGAACAAGGTTCTGCGCGCTCAGCTGGAACTGTCTCAGGTCCGCCAGGAAATCGACCGCCGCATCCAGGAGAAGGAAGAGGAGTTCGAAAACACCCGCAAGAACCACCAGCGCGCCCTGGACTCCATGCAGGCCTCTCTTGAAGCCGAAGCCAAGGGTAAGGCTGAGGCCCTGCGCATGAAGAAGAAGTTGGAAGCTGACATCAATGAGCTTGAGATTGCTCTGGATCATGCCAACAAG GCTAACGCTGAGGCCCAGAAGAACATTAAGCGCTACCAGCAACAACTGAAGGATGTCCAGAGCGCCCTGGAGGAAGAACAGCGTGCCCGTGACGATGCCCGCGAACAGCTTGGAATCTCTGAGCGCCGTGCCAACGCCCTGCAGAACGAACTGGAGGAATCGCGCACCCTGCTGGAACAGGCCGACCGTGGCCGTCGCCAGGCCGAACAGGAACTGAGCGATGCTCACGAACAGCTGAACGAAGTTTCCGCCCAGAACGCCTCCATCGCCGCTGCCAAGAGGAAGCTGGAGTCTGAACTGCAGACCCTGCACTCCGACCTGGATGAGCTGCTGAACGAAGCCAAGAACTCCGAAGAAAAGGCCAAGAAGGCTATGGTTGATGCCGCCCGCCTGGCTGATGAACTCCGTGCCGAACAGGATCATGCCCAGACCCAGGAGAAACTGCGCAAGGCCCTTGAACAACAGATCAAGGAACTGCAGGTCCGCCTGGACGATGCCGAAACCAACGCCCTGAAGGGAGGCAAGAAGGCCATCCAGAAACTGGAACAGCGCGTCCGCGAGCTGGAATCCGAACTGGACAGCGAACAGAGAAGACACGCCGATGCCCAGAAGAACCTCCGCAAGTCTGAACGCCGCATCAAGGAACTGACCTTCCAGTCCGAGGAAGACCGCAAGAACCACGAACGCATGCAGGATCTCGTCGACAAGCTGCAGCAGAAGATCAAGACTTACAAGAGGCAGATTGAGGAAGCCGAGGAAATCGCCGCTCTGAATCTTGCCAAGTTCCGCAAGGCTCAGCAGGAACTGGAAGAAGCCGAAGAGCGCGCCGACATTGCCGAGCAAGCTGCCACCAAATTCCGCACCAAGGGAGGACGTGCTGGTTCGGTGCAGCGTGGTGCCAGCCCAGCA CCCCAGAGACAACCATCTGTTATGCCAGGACTTGCAGGTCTTAACTTCCCAACATTCGATGACCATGGCTTCTAA